The window TGCCCTCGCCCTTGGCGACGCTTACGGACGCCAGATGTTCGAGGCCCAGCTCCGACAGCACCTCCCGCGCCACGGCATGCTGTCCCCTGCCGCCATCGATAAGGATCAGGTCGGGCGCGATGCTCTCACCCGTCGCCACTTTTTCGTAGCGGCGGGCGAGCGCCTGCCGCATGGCGGCATAGTCGTCGCCGGGCGTGACGCCGGCGATGTTGAAGCGCCGGTAGTCGCTCTTCTTCATGGCGCCCTCGACGCAGACGACGCAGGACGCCACGGTGCCCTCCCCCATCGTGTGGCTGATGTCGAAGCACTCGATGCGCGCCGGCGCCTCCGGCAGATCGAGCGCCTCGCGCAGCGCCTCCAGGCGACCGCTCGCCCGCACACGCCCGTGGCGGCGCGATTCGATGGCCAGTTCGGCGTTCCTTTCCGCCATCGACAGCCATGCGCGCTCCATTTCGTTCCTGGGCAGGGCGACGGCCACCTTGCGGCCCTCGAAGGCGGCGGCGCATTCACCGGCCACGTCGAAGCCCACCACCAGCCGGGCCGGCGGCGGATGACTGGGATAGTGCTGCCCGATGAAAGCCGCCAGTCCCTCGACGGCATCGGCGTCGCCCCCGCCGGAATCGGGGAAGAAGGCGCGATCCCCGAGGTGCAGCCCGCCGCGCACCATCGCCAGGTTCACGCATAGTTCGCCGCGCCGCACGACGGCGGCGATGATGTCGACGTCCTCCTCGCGCGTGGAGCTGACGTATTGCCGGTGCAGCACCGCCTGAAGAGACCTGACCTGGTCGCGCAGGGCCGCCGCCGCCTCGAAGCGCAGGGCCGCCGCCGCCGTTTCCATGGCCGCCGTCAGCCGCTCGATGACCTCGCCGTGGCGCCCGCGCAGGAAAAGTTCGGCCATGCGCGCGTCGGCCGCGTAATCCTCCGCCGAGACCTGCCCGACACAGGGCGCCTTGCAGCGCCGGATCTGGTGCATCAGGCAGGGGCGGGAGCGGTGCGCGAACACCGCGTTCTCGCAGGTGCGCAGCAGGAAGCTCTTCTGGATGAGCTGGATGCTCTCGCGCACGGCCATTCCGCTGGGGAACGGCCCGAAATAGCGCGACTTTTTGTCGAAGGCGCCGCGATGGAACGCCAGGCGGGGGAACTCGTCGCCGGACAGGCAGATATAGGGATAGGACTTGTCGTCCCTGAACAGGATGTTGTATTTGGGCGCGAGCTTCTTGATGAGCGTATTTTCGAGGATCAGCGCCTCGGCCTCGGAGCGCGTCGCCGTGGTCTCGACGTTCGCCACCTGCTTCAGCATCAGCGCGATGCGCGGGCTCTGGCCGGTCTTCTTGAAATACGAGGAAACGCGCTTCTTCAGGTTTTTCGCCTTGCCGACGTAGAGTACCCGCCCTGCCCCGTCGAGCATGCGATAGACGCCGGGCGATTCAGTCAGCATCGCCAGGAAAGCCCGGCTATCGAAGCTCGGCGACGACGGTTCGGAAGACATCGTGAAAGCCAGCCTCGGTGAGGCGGCGGGTCTGGGTGTTGTAGCGGCTGCAATGGTAGGAGTCGATCAATACCCTGCCGTCCGGAAGCGCGTGGCGCGCGCCATGGCCGAAAACGCAGGCGCCCTGCTTCAGGCCGAGGGCCATCAGCACCGCCTTGTGGGCCACCAAGCCGAGCGCCAGGACTACACGGACATCCGGCGACGCATGCAGTTCCCCGGCGAGAAAAGAGTTGCAGGCCCGGATCTCGGCCGACTCCGGCTTGTTCTCCGGCGGCAGGCACTTCACCGCGTTGGTGATGCGGCAGTCGATGAGTTCGAGACCGTCGCCCGCCGCCACCGACTCCGGCCGGCTGGCGAAACCGAAGCGGTGCAGCGTCCGATAGAGCAGGATGCCGGCGAAGTCGCCGGTGAAGGGCCGGCCCGTCCGGTTGGCGCCGTGCATGCCGGGCGCAAGGCCCACGACCAGCAGCCGCGCCCGCGGGTCGCCGAACGGTGCGACGGGCCGCGCATGGTAGCCCGGATGGCGCTCGCGCACTCCGGCCAGGAACGAGGCCAAGCGCGGGCATGAAATACATTGATCGAGCATTCGGCTAGGATACCTGCCATGAGCCTTTCCTGCGACCTCTTCTGCGCCGTCGTCGACAACCTCGGCGATGCCGGCGTCTGCTGGCGGCTGGCCCGGCAGCTCGCCGCCGAGAAGGGTTGGCAGATGCGGCTGTGGATCGACGATCCTTCGCCACTCGACCTGCTGGCGCCGGACCACGACGCAGCGCCGGTCGAGGTGCGTCGCTGGCAAGGCGATTTTGCGATGGTCGAGCCGGCGGAAATCGTCATCGAGGCCTTCGCTTGCGAACTGCCGGAAGCCTTCGTCGCCGCGATGGCGGCACGGCCGCGGCCACCCGTCTGGATCAACCTCGAATACCTGTCGGCCGAGGACTGGGTGGCCGGCTGCCACGGCCTGCCCTCGCCCCATCCGAAACTGCCGCTGACCAAACACTTTTTCTTCCCGGGCTTCGGGCCCGGAACGGGCGGGCTGATCCTCGAATCCGGCGCCGACTTCGGCCGGCCCGGGCTGAGCGCCGCGCTGACCGTATCGCTGTTCTGCTACGACAACCCGGCATTGCCGGCCCTGCTCGACATCTGGGCCGACGGGGCCGAACCCATGGTCTGCCGCGTCGCCGACGGATTGCCGCGACGCCAGGTCGCCGCCTGGCTGGACGGGCCTTTTTCGCCGGGAACCGATGCGCGGCGCGGGGCGCTGGCGCTTCACGCCCTGCCCTTCCTGCCGCAGACGGACTACGACCGCCTGCTCGGCAGCTGCAACCTGAATTTCGTGCGCGGCGAGGATTCATTCGTGCGCGCGCAGTGGGCGCGGCGCCCCTTCGTCTGGCAGCCCTACCTCCAGGCCGGGGATGCCCACCGGCTCAAGCTGGAGGCATTCCTGGCGCGCTACGGGAGCGGATTGGCGGAGGCCGCGGCGGTGCATGGCTTTTGGCGGGCCTGGAACGGCCTGGGCGACGTGGGATCGACTTGGCCGGCCTTCCGCGCCGCGCTGCCCGCCCTTCTCGCCCATGCCGGGCCCTGGGCCGGGAAAATCGCCGCCGCCGGCGACCTGGCGACAAACCTGGAGACTTTTTGCCGGGCGCGGCTATAATGCGCGGTTTTAATTTTCGGGCGCACGACGCATCATGAAAACCGCACAGGAACTCCGCACCGGCAACGTCATCATGGTGGGCAACGACCCGCTGGTGGTGCAGAAGGCCGAGTACAGCAAGGGCGGCCGCAACGCCGCCGTGGTCAAGATGAAGATGAAGAACCTGCTCACCGGCTCGCCGAGCGAGTCGGTGTACAAGGCCGACGACAAGTTCGAGCTGGTGATGCTGGAACGCAAGGAATGCACC is drawn from Candidatus Nitricoxidivorans perseverans and contains these coding sequences:
- the uvrC gene encoding excinuclease ABC subunit UvrC; translated protein: MLTESPGVYRMLDGAGRVLYVGKAKNLKKRVSSYFKKTGQSPRIALMLKQVANVETTATRSEAEALILENTLIKKLAPKYNILFRDDKSYPYICLSGDEFPRLAFHRGAFDKKSRYFGPFPSGMAVRESIQLIQKSFLLRTCENAVFAHRSRPCLMHQIRRCKAPCVGQVSAEDYAADARMAELFLRGRHGEVIERLTAAMETAAAALRFEAAAALRDQVRSLQAVLHRQYVSSTREEDVDIIAAVVRRGELCVNLAMVRGGLHLGDRAFFPDSGGGDADAVEGLAAFIGQHYPSHPPPARLVVGFDVAGECAAAFEGRKVAVALPRNEMERAWLSMAERNAELAIESRRHGRVRASGRLEALREALDLPEAPARIECFDISHTMGEGTVASCVVCVEGAMKKSDYRRFNIAGVTPGDDYAAMRQALARRYEKVATGESIAPDLILIDGGRGQHAVAREVLSELGLEHLASVSVAKGEGRKPGLETLFVHGRAEPLQLPHDNAGFHLIQEIRDEAHRFAIAGHRARRARARGGSKLEDMAGIGPVRRRKLLAHFGGLEGVQAATAEDLCRVEGISRKLAEDIYRQLH
- a CDS encoding uracil-DNA glycosylase, yielding MLDQCISCPRLASFLAGVRERHPGYHARPVAPFGDPRARLLVVGLAPGMHGANRTGRPFTGDFAGILLYRTLHRFGFASRPESVAAGDGLELIDCRITNAVKCLPPENKPESAEIRACNSFLAGELHASPDVRVVLALGLVAHKAVLMALGLKQGACVFGHGARHALPDGRVLIDSYHCSRYNTQTRRLTEAGFHDVFRTVVAELR
- the earP gene encoding elongation factor P maturation arginine rhamnosyltransferase EarP; this encodes MSLSCDLFCAVVDNLGDAGVCWRLARQLAAEKGWQMRLWIDDPSPLDLLAPDHDAAPVEVRRWQGDFAMVEPAEIVIEAFACELPEAFVAAMAARPRPPVWINLEYLSAEDWVAGCHGLPSPHPKLPLTKHFFFPGFGPGTGGLILESGADFGRPGLSAALTVSLFCYDNPALPALLDIWADGAEPMVCRVADGLPRRQVAAWLDGPFSPGTDARRGALALHALPFLPQTDYDRLLGSCNLNFVRGEDSFVRAQWARRPFVWQPYLQAGDAHRLKLEAFLARYGSGLAEAAAVHGFWRAWNGLGDVGSTWPAFRAALPALLAHAGPWAGKIAAAGDLATNLETFCRARL